A DNA window from Centroberyx gerrardi isolate f3 chromosome 3, fCenGer3.hap1.cur.20231027, whole genome shotgun sequence contains the following coding sequences:
- the LOC139913230 gene encoding galactosylceramide sulfotransferase-like, whose product MNLCTPKMDIMFMKTHKTASSTFLNILFRFGEKHHLKFAFPNSRNDFFYPSPFQRTQVKGYKSGVCFNIMCNHMRFNAPEVAKVLPTDTSYITILRDPAELFESSFHYFGHVVPLTWKIPGEDRMTEFLRDPDYYFSPDGFNSFYLKNLLFFDFGQDNTLEPGDPRVEEAVGSIAERFQLVMLVEHFEESLILLKDALCWEMDDLLFFKLNTRKESTVSKLTPELRAKALEWNAIDWTLYRRFNATFWEKVEAYGRKRMAEDVAELRRRNAEMAAICIEGGHAVESGSIQEAAMQPWQPIGEKTIMGYNLKGNVDKAHHELCRKMLTPEIQYLTDLGANLWLTKLWGHVREIINW is encoded by the coding sequence ATGAACCTTTGCACTCCCAAAATGGACATCATGTTCATGAAGACCCACAAAACAGCCAGCAGCACCTTCCTCAACATCCTGTTCCGCTTCGGAGAGAAGCACCACCTCAAATTCGCCTTCCCCAACAGCCGAAACGACTTCTTCTACCCCTCGCCTTTCCAGCGCACCCAGGTTAAAGGCTACAAGTCCGGAGTGTGTTTCAACATCATGTGTAACCACATGCGCTTCAATGCACCCGAGGTGGCCAAGGTGCTCCCTACGGATACTTCCTACATCACAATCCTGCGAGATCCCGCGGAACTCTTTGAGTCGTCCTTCCACTACTTTGGTCACGTTGTTCCTCTGACCTGGAAGATACCAGGGGAGGACAGGATGACCGAGTTTCTCCGCGATCCAGATTACTACTTCAGCCCAGACGGCTTCAACTCCTTCTACCTGAAGAACCTGCTGTTCTTCGACTTCGGGCAGGACAACACCCTGGAGCCGGGTGACCCGCGGGTAGAGGAGGCCGTCGGGTCCATCGCTGAGCGTTTCCAGCTGGTCATGCTGGTGGAGCACTTCGAGGAATCGCTCATCCTGCTCAAGGACGCTCTCTGCTGGGAGATGGACGACCTGCTCTTCTTCAAGCTCAACACCCGCAAGGAATCCACCGTGTCTAAGCTGACCCCCGAACTGAGAGCGAAAGCCCTGGAGTGGAACGCGATCGACTGGACGCTGTACCGACGCTTCAACGCGACCTTCTGGGAGAAGGTGGAGGCGTACGGACGGAAGCGAATGGCGGAGGACGTGGCGGAGCTCAGGAGGAGGAACGCGGAGATGGCGGCGATCTGCATCGAGGGGGGTCACGCCGTCGAGTCCGGGAGCATTCAGGAGGCGGCCATGCAGCCGTGGCAGCCCATCGGAGAGAAGACCATCATGGGATACAACTTGAAAGGGAACGTGGACAAGGCCCATCACGAGTTGTGTCGTAAGATGTTGACCCCGGAGATTCAGTACCTGACAGATTTGGGGGCCAACCTGTGGCTCACTAAGCTGTGGGGCCATGTGAGGGAAATCATTAACTGGTGA